The Mycoplasma sp. 1654_15 genome contains a region encoding:
- the rnc gene encoding ribonuclease III codes for MASIKELLLNLDIVPNDISIFEQAFTHKSYHHVRPNKPHYEMLEFLGDSLLNLQTSLYIFQNIDAKNEGNATILRSQIISSVSFAKISDKLQLSKYLKVAKGSEEILNNTKIKADILESLTAAIYLDQDKKTFENFVKKILHSLVKKHSKKVSKDPKSEFQEIIQSFSKTSIKYNTKKVDNVFESELIWDNKIYGYGKGNSIKEAELEAAKKSLRKLKKEFNIKK; via the coding sequence ATGGCAAGTATTAAAGAATTATTATTAAATTTAGACATAGTTCCTAATGATATTAGTATTTTTGAACAAGCATTTACACATAAATCTTATCATCATGTGCGACCAAATAAACCACACTATGAAATGCTTGAATTTTTAGGTGATTCTTTGTTGAATTTGCAAACCTCTTTGTATATTTTTCAAAACATTGATGCCAAAAACGAAGGAAATGCAACAATTTTAAGATCACAAATAATTAGTTCTGTTTCTTTTGCGAAAATTTCTGACAAATTGCAATTGAGTAAATATTTAAAAGTAGCAAAAGGTTCTGAAGAGATTTTAAATAACACTAAAATAAAAGCTGATATTCTAGAATCTTTAACCGCTGCTATCTATTTAGACCAAGACAAAAAAACTTTTGAAAATTTTGTAAAAAAAATCCTTCATTCTTTAGTAAAAAAACACTCAAAGAAAGTAAGTAAAGATCCAAAATCAGAGTTTCAAGAAATTATTCAATCATTTTCAAAAACTTCTATCAAGTACAACACAAAAAAAGTCGATAATGTTTTTGAAAGCGAATTGATTTGAGATAACAAAATTTATGGCTATGGTAAGGGAAATAGCATTAAAGAAGCTGAATTAGAAGCTGCAAAAAAATCTCTTAGAAAACTTAAAAAAGAATTTAATATAAAAAAATAA
- the plsX gene encoding phosphate acyltransferase PlsX — MKYSIAFDVQNSDNSLVAATEAAFYFAQKNPTIKIWLVGDANKINSAMPKNKPENIIVLQEPNIALKKEKLSKDIAKEENSMNTALNLLANNEVDAVLSAGESSLLLASSMLKLKRLASVSRPAFMPMIPTLEKDKSFLMLDVGANIEVKPEYFLQWAKLAKVFYQTLFKVKNPAIGLVNIGTEDYKGFDFHREANILLKLEKDLNYKGFIETKNILNGSIDIVLSDGYAGNLVLKTMEGTVLNFVKLLKQEFTKTATRQLGSLLLKPAFSEIKERFDYRNVGAAWIIGLNGIVLKAHGSSDKKAFEGALEQIKLAVESNVFSKLKEAIIE, encoded by the coding sequence ATGAAATACAGCATTGCATTTGATGTTCAAAACAGTGACAATTCATTAGTTGCTGCTACTGAAGCAGCTTTTTATTTTGCTCAAAAAAATCCAACAATCAAAATTTGACTAGTAGGAGATGCAAACAAAATAAACTCTGCTATGCCAAAAAATAAACCTGAAAATATCATTGTTTTACAAGAACCTAACATTGCACTAAAAAAAGAAAAACTTTCAAAAGATATAGCAAAAGAAGAAAATTCAATGAATACAGCGTTAAATTTATTAGCTAATAATGAAGTAGATGCTGTTTTATCAGCTGGTGAATCATCTCTACTTCTAGCTAGTTCGATGTTAAAACTTAAAAGACTTGCAAGTGTATCACGTCCAGCTTTTATGCCAATGATTCCTACACTAGAAAAAGATAAATCCTTCTTGATGCTTGATGTTGGCGCTAATATTGAAGTAAAACCTGAATATTTTCTTCAATGAGCTAAACTAGCAAAAGTGTTTTATCAAACACTTTTTAAAGTCAAAAATCCTGCTATTGGGCTAGTAAATATTGGAACTGAAGATTACAAAGGTTTTGATTTTCACAGAGAAGCAAATATTCTTCTAAAATTGGAAAAAGACTTGAATTATAAAGGATTTATTGAAACAAAAAATATTTTAAACGGAAGTATTGACATAGTTTTAAGTGATGGTTATGCTGGAAATTTAGTGTTAAAAACAATGGAAGGCACAGTGTTAAATTTTGTTAAATTGCTCAAACAAGAATTTACAAAAACAGCAACAAGACAATTAGGTTCTTTACTTTTAAAACCAGCATTTTCTGAAATTAAAGAAAGATTTGACTACAGAAATGTTGGAGCAGCTTGAATAATTGGTCTTAATGGAATTGTTTTAAAAGCTCATGGTTCTTCAGATAAAAAAGCTTTTGAAGGTGCTTTAGAGCAAATAAAACTCGCAGTAGAATCTAATGTGTTTAGCAAGTTAAAAGAAGCAATAATAGAGTAA
- a CDS encoding DAK2 domain-containing protein: protein MNTKTLNAQMFKFALESGVNNLANNVEKINSLNVFPVPDGDTGSNMLATINSAYEAIKNMDSVTLSDVVKETSKAMLFGARGNSGVILSQIFRGLSEILETKKEANVIDLVKAFENAQKKAYQSVLKPVEGTILTFIREVAQALKENITESNSIEDCFKLVVEQGKKTTINSPNLLKILKESGVTDSGSEGILLIFEGFNSFFSGIPIQRLKIEEKEKDLIFNLEHNKEEEFGYCTECIVDLKNPNKFNKNKIINDLEKHVKSIVIVEQEGYLKIHGHTLKPGSMLNYLQKYGEFVKIKSENMTLQSNQNSTTESDNSTNSENSNPSLSGLVSCNNGQGIISLMKQNGTDFIIEGGQTDNPSTQDIVTAINSVNAKSVFVLPNNSNIILAAQQAAKIVTNKKVIVIPTKNQVQGIEASLNFNKDTKWQDNKELIEESLGTLRVLEVFQASKDAKINNVKVKKDQFVAMENNKLLKAKASAYDVIIDTIESLITQDSEMIYIYYGDLATESEALEIQNYLEQNYDLEIVIKNGQQKIFNFLIGVV, encoded by the coding sequence ATGAATACCAAGACTTTAAATGCTCAAATGTTTAAATTTGCGCTTGAATCTGGAGTTAATAATTTAGCAAATAATGTTGAAAAAATTAATTCTTTAAATGTTTTTCCTGTGCCAGATGGAGATACTGGTTCTAATATGTTAGCAACTATAAATTCTGCATATGAGGCTATTAAAAACATGGATTCTGTTACTTTATCTGATGTTGTAAAAGAAACTTCAAAAGCTATGTTATTTGGAGCAAGAGGTAATTCAGGAGTTATTCTTTCACAAATTTTTAGAGGTTTGAGCGAAATTTTAGAAACCAAAAAAGAAGCAAATGTTATCGATTTAGTAAAGGCTTTTGAAAATGCACAAAAAAAAGCTTATCAATCTGTGCTAAAACCTGTTGAAGGGACAATTTTAACATTCATTCGTGAAGTTGCACAAGCTCTTAAAGAAAATATAACTGAATCAAACTCTATCGAAGACTGCTTTAAGTTAGTTGTAGAACAAGGAAAAAAAACAACTATTAATAGCCCTAATCTATTAAAAATTTTAAAAGAATCTGGTGTAACTGATTCAGGTTCTGAAGGAATTTTGTTGATTTTTGAAGGATTTAATTCATTTTTTTCTGGCATACCAATACAAAGACTAAAAATAGAAGAAAAAGAAAAAGACCTTATCTTTAATTTAGAACACAACAAAGAGGAAGAATTTGGTTATTGTACAGAGTGTATTGTTGATTTAAAAAATCCAAATAAATTTAATAAAAATAAAATAATTAATGACTTAGAAAAGCACGTAAAATCTATAGTTATTGTAGAACAAGAAGGTTATTTAAAAATTCATGGTCACACTTTAAAACCAGGATCTATGTTGAATTATTTACAAAAATATGGTGAATTTGTCAAGATAAAATCAGAAAATATGACACTTCAATCCAATCAAAATTCAACTACTGAAAGTGACAATTCTACTAATTCTGAAAACTCAAATCCTTCATTATCCGGGCTAGTTTCTTGCAATAATGGACAAGGAATTATTTCTCTAATGAAGCAAAATGGAACAGATTTTATCATCGAAGGTGGTCAAACTGATAATCCTTCCACACAAGATATTGTCACTGCAATAAATTCTGTAAATGCTAAATCTGTTTTTGTTCTTCCGAATAATTCCAACATTATTTTAGCGGCTCAACAAGCTGCAAAAATTGTAACTAACAAAAAAGTTATTGTAATTCCTACAAAAAATCAAGTACAAGGAATTGAAGCTTCTTTAAATTTCAACAAAGATACTAAATGGCAAGATAATAAAGAACTAATTGAAGAATCTTTAGGAACTTTACGTGTTTTGGAAGTTTTTCAAGCTAGCAAAGATGCTAAAATTAATAACGTAAAAGTAAAAAAAGATCAGTTTGTTGCTATGGAAAACAACAAATTATTAAAAGCTAAAGCAAGTGCATATGACGTCATTATAGACACTATCGAATCTTTAATTACTCAAGATTCTGAGATGATTTATATTTATTATGGTGATTTAGCAACAGAATCTGAAGCTTTAGAAATTCAAAATTACTTAGAACAAAATTATGATTTAGAAATTGTAATTAAAAATGGTCAACAAAAAATATTTAACTTTTTAATTGGGGTGGTTTAA
- a CDS encoding ribosome assembly cofactor RimP, translating to MTLETSIVENFENVVSAKFEIENNIKFLRVQTNLKDLKEIENLTRQISDFIDKHNLEDETSFYLDVVSVGTDADINFDDLQNHINEYIQVWLSKEDFVLGYLLDKSKDIITLEINIKGRKKKQILTLQQIEKINSYIKIKKNK from the coding sequence TTGACTTTAGAAACTTCAATAGTTGAAAATTTTGAAAATGTTGTTTCAGCTAAATTTGAAATTGAAAACAACATAAAATTTTTAAGAGTACAAACAAATCTAAAGGATTTAAAAGAAATCGAAAATCTCACAAGACAAATTTCAGATTTTATTGATAAACATAATTTAGAGGATGAAACATCATTTTATTTAGATGTAGTATCAGTAGGAACAGATGCAGATATAAACTTTGACGATTTGCAAAATCACATTAATGAATACATTCAAGTTTGATTATCTAAAGAAGACTTTGTTTTGGGATATTTATTAGACAAAAGTAAAGATATTATTACTTTAGAAATTAACATAAAAGGAAGAAAAAAGAAGCAAATTTTAACATTACAACAAATTGAAAAAATAAATTCATACATAAAAATAAAGAAAAATAAATAA
- the nusA gene encoding transcription termination/antitermination protein NusA, with protein sequence MTSKRTKKEQVSTIKKFNFQEILQDISEFRKIDFKIIKDILQDSISRQIISKLDPDAEIELLIDEKNPQEFSVINKNGVIVSDQEFEDMLNESSDLAISDNSDKHTSFQAEKIAFIPLSIATKINKKANVGDVFDIPIDISEFDKHIFVPIIQTFKQKIHEFTRKLVYQKFLPLKNTIIKATLIKKSQNGFNFLIEGEIPAYMPKPNISNFNIALNSEQEVFIEDVLDNQKDSQIILSSKEGMILKEKLKREIPEVEAGILEIVNVAREAGNRSKVSVRKVNEDDLSQGVDEIGALIGKNGSRIATINKEMLGEKIDIVKYDPNITRYIINALSPSRVIFIEEIKKSKGQKFLVVVPTSHQAKAIGKHAINVRLANELTRTKIDVKSYKDYINEGKTITNWNGNIENQAELERIEKASLVSHKTHHHKPHTYTRRSFSNTNIMAEFEKDIEKYIEDLQSERLLYEESESEENEDFSVIEQPKPAVKTKKNKDKFDVDNLLDQANEEFEKVSETAQEQPKEEPKKQVDLTKEEIKQIKKEAKFFKKDNDLLSYSGIKDLDLGEFNWDEDEEE encoded by the coding sequence ATGACAAGTAAAAGAACAAAAAAAGAACAAGTTTCAACAATAAAAAAATTTAATTTTCAAGAAATACTTCAAGACATTTCTGAATTTAGAAAAATAGATTTTAAAATAATAAAAGATATATTACAAGATTCTATTTCAAGACAAATTATTTCAAAACTAGATCCAGATGCAGAGATTGAATTGTTAATAGATGAAAAAAATCCTCAAGAGTTTAGTGTAATCAACAAAAATGGAGTTATTGTTTCTGATCAAGAATTTGAAGACATGTTAAATGAATCTTCTGATTTAGCTATATCTGATAATTCAGATAAACACACTTCATTTCAAGCAGAAAAAATTGCTTTTATTCCTTTATCTATAGCTACAAAAATTAATAAAAAAGCAAATGTTGGAGATGTTTTTGATATTCCTATTGATATTTCAGAATTTGATAAACATATTTTTGTTCCTATTATTCAAACTTTTAAACAAAAAATTCATGAGTTTACAAGAAAACTGGTTTACCAAAAATTTTTACCATTAAAAAACACCATTATAAAAGCTACTTTAATTAAAAAATCACAAAATGGATTTAACTTTTTAATTGAAGGTGAAATTCCAGCATATATGCCAAAACCAAATATTTCTAACTTTAATATTGCTCTAAATTCTGAACAAGAAGTTTTTATTGAAGATGTTTTAGATAATCAAAAAGATTCACAAATTATATTATCTTCAAAAGAAGGAATGATTTTAAAAGAAAAATTAAAAAGAGAAATTCCTGAAGTTGAAGCAGGTATTTTAGAAATTGTAAATGTAGCAAGAGAAGCAGGAAATAGATCAAAAGTTTCAGTCAGAAAAGTCAATGAAGATGACTTATCACAAGGTGTTGATGAAATAGGTGCTTTAATTGGAAAAAATGGAAGTAGAATTGCAACAATAAATAAAGAAATGCTTGGAGAAAAGATAGATATTGTTAAATATGATCCAAATATAACAAGATATATCATAAATGCTTTATCACCTTCAAGAGTAATTTTTATTGAAGAAATCAAAAAATCTAAAGGTCAAAAATTTTTAGTAGTTGTTCCCACTTCTCACCAAGCAAAAGCTATAGGAAAGCATGCAATTAATGTAAGACTTGCAAATGAATTAACACGTACCAAAATTGATGTAAAATCCTATAAAGACTATATAAATGAAGGTAAAACAATAACTAATTGAAATGGTAATATAGAAAATCAAGCTGAATTAGAACGTATTGAAAAAGCAAGTTTAGTTTCACACAAAACCCATCATCACAAGCCTCATACATATACTAGAAGATCATTTTCAAATACAAATATAATGGCTGAATTTGAAAAAGATATTGAAAAATATATAGAAGATTTACAAAGCGAAAGACTTTTATATGAAGAGTCAGAAAGTGAAGAAAATGAAGACTTTTCAGTTATAGAACAACCAAAACCAGCAGTAAAAACAAAGAAAAACAAAGACAAATTTGATGTTGATAATCTCCTAGATCAAGCAAATGAAGAATTTGAAAAAGTTTCTGAGACTGCTCAAGAACAACCAAAAGAAGAACCTAAAAAACAAGTAGATTTAACAAAAGAAGAAATCAAACAAATCAAAAAAGAAGCAAAATTCTTCAAAAAAGACAATGATTTATTATCATACAGTGGAATTAAAGACCTTGATTTAGGTGAATTTAATTGAGATGAGGACGAAGAGGAATAG
- a CDS encoding YlxR family protein, producing the protein MKIYKRRCIIAREQFPVNELIRFVMTQNKEIKIDFLNSKTRIHGRGAYVENKEDKIRQVLDKKLLNRAFKTNIDKAVYQQLSAEMELEWQKKKKENQI; encoded by the coding sequence TTGAAAATTTACAAAAGAAGATGCATAATTGCAAGAGAGCAATTCCCAGTTAATGAACTAATTCGTTTTGTAATGACTCAAAATAAAGAAATCAAAATAGATTTTTTAAATTCTAAAACAAGAATACATGGTCGTGGGGCATATGTAGAAAATAAAGAAGATAAAATTCGTCAAGTTTTAGATAAAAAACTTTTAAACAGAGCTTTTAAAACCAACATAGATAAAGCAGTTTATCAACAATTAAGTGCAGAAATGGAGCTAGAATGGCAAAAAAAGAAAAAAGAAAATCAAATATAA
- the infB gene encoding translation initiation factor IF-2 — protein MAKKEKRKSNINEIKSQLNNVKVEVQSGVFTFTGAMLISEFAQKINKPATEIITYFFKQGKMYNLNHIINEEEIAEICLEYGLDFQKEKEINASNFMDEVSIVDSEAELQTRPPIITIMGHVDHGKTTLLDYIRKSKITDSEFGGITQHTGAYQVEYNKNLINFIDTPGHEAFTQMRARGAKVTDIVILVVAADDGVMPQTKEAIHHAQAADVPIIVFVNKMDKPNKDVDRIKNELVNLNIIPDEWGGKNIFVYGSGKTGQGVDDLFEAILVQSEVLDLKANKNRFPIGTVIEAKLHHGKGTVATLIVQNGTLKLRDFIVAGSQYGKIRTLEDTNGHQIEQAQPGTPVIITGLNYVPQAGDKFFGFPEEKFAKQLAEERKFLQKQSKLIQKNSLSKEENKDKVINLIIKADVQGIAEAIQSVVEKMSTKEVHVNVLHSAVGLISKSDILLAQTSNAKIFAFNIQVPNQIKQEAKQAEITISEHTIIYKIIEELKAQIKGLRTIQYEEVETGYAEIIRIFWYSKVGSIAGCSMKEGKILANSKVALYRNKKLIHKGRIESLQRDKNDVKEVVAGNEFGTHIVKFNDIQLGDIIKAYQDVEIVEKE, from the coding sequence ATGGCAAAAAAAGAAAAAAGAAAATCAAATATAAATGAAATCAAATCACAATTAAATAATGTTAAAGTAGAAGTACAATCTGGAGTTTTTACTTTTACAGGAGCAATGCTAATTTCAGAATTTGCACAAAAAATTAATAAACCAGCAACTGAAATCATTACATATTTTTTCAAGCAAGGAAAAATGTATAATCTAAATCACATTATAAATGAAGAAGAAATAGCAGAAATTTGTTTAGAATATGGTCTAGATTTTCAAAAAGAAAAAGAAATTAATGCTTCAAATTTTATGGATGAAGTTTCAATTGTAGATAGTGAAGCTGAACTACAAACTAGACCCCCAATTATCACAATTATGGGACATGTTGATCACGGAAAAACAACACTTTTAGATTATATTAGAAAGTCAAAAATAACTGATTCAGAATTTGGAGGAATCACTCAACATACTGGTGCTTATCAAGTTGAATACAATAAAAATTTAATCAACTTTATTGACACACCAGGTCATGAAGCTTTTACTCAAATGAGAGCACGTGGAGCCAAAGTTACTGATATTGTTATCTTAGTTGTTGCAGCTGATGATGGAGTTATGCCACAAACAAAAGAAGCTATTCACCATGCACAAGCTGCTGATGTTCCAATAATAGTTTTTGTTAATAAAATGGACAAACCAAACAAAGACGTAGACAGAATTAAAAACGAATTAGTAAATTTAAATATTATTCCTGATGAATGAGGTGGAAAAAATATTTTTGTTTATGGTTCAGGAAAAACAGGACAAGGAGTTGATGATCTTTTTGAAGCTATTTTAGTTCAGTCAGAAGTTTTAGATTTAAAAGCAAATAAAAATAGGTTTCCAATAGGTACAGTAATTGAAGCTAAATTGCATCACGGAAAAGGAACGGTTGCAACTTTAATAGTACAAAATGGAACTTTAAAATTAAGAGATTTTATTGTGGCTGGTTCACAATATGGAAAAATTAGAACTTTAGAAGATACAAATGGACATCAAATTGAGCAAGCTCAACCTGGAACACCTGTTATTATTACTGGTTTAAATTATGTTCCTCAAGCAGGTGATAAGTTCTTTGGATTTCCAGAAGAAAAATTTGCTAAACAGTTAGCAGAAGAAAGAAAATTCCTTCAAAAACAAAGCAAATTAATTCAAAAAAATAGTCTTTCAAAAGAAGAAAACAAAGATAAAGTTATTAACTTAATTATAAAAGCAGATGTTCAGGGTATAGCTGAGGCAATTCAATCTGTAGTTGAAAAAATGTCTACAAAAGAAGTTCATGTAAATGTATTGCATTCAGCAGTTGGTTTAATTAGTAAATCAGATATTTTATTGGCTCAAACCTCTAATGCTAAAATTTTCGCTTTTAACATTCAAGTTCCAAATCAAATAAAACAAGAAGCAAAGCAAGCAGAAATTACAATTAGTGAACATACAATTATTTATAAAATTATTGAAGAACTAAAAGCACAAATAAAAGGTTTAAGAACTATTCAATATGAAGAAGTAGAAACTGGATATGCAGAAATTATTAGAATTTTCTGATACTCAAAAGTAGGAAGTATTGCTGGATGTTCAATGAAGGAAGGAAAAATCCTTGCTAATTCCAAAGTTGCACTTTACAGAAATAAAAAATTAATTCACAAAGGTAGAATCGAATCTTTACAAAGAGATAAAAACGACGTTAAAGAGGTAGTTGCTGGAAACGAATTTGGAACTCACATAGTTAAATTTAATGATATTCAATTAGGTGATATAATCAAAGCATATCAAGATGTTGAAATTGTAGAAAAAGAGTAA
- the rbfA gene encoding 30S ribosome-binding factor RbfA: MPKISIQKKESHYHQLIAQIINENFNEKFEVSITAVKLSNDGSHLKVYFSFLKNDKKSLEFLENAKGFIKRKLAQQSTSYKVPELHFELDTVAKQVEKIDKIIQKIHEKENK, translated from the coding sequence ATGCCAAAAATTTCTATTCAAAAAAAAGAATCACATTACCACCAACTAATAGCACAAATAATTAACGAAAATTTTAATGAAAAATTTGAAGTTTCAATTACAGCGGTGAAATTATCTAATGATGGTTCGCATCTAAAAGTATATTTTTCCTTTTTAAAAAATGACAAAAAATCACTAGAATTTTTAGAGAATGCAAAAGGTTTTATTAAACGTAAATTAGCTCAACAATCCACTTCATACAAAGTACCTGAGCTTCATTTTGAACTAGATACAGTAGCAAAACAAGTTGAAAAAATAGATAAAATTATTCAAAAAATTCATGAAAAAGAAAATAAGTAA
- a CDS encoding sugar ABC transporter substrate-binding protein codes for MKKKISKSKQFKSFFLLFSSSIASIIALVSCQNTANDQAAVEEKNFYLKHNEIIKTTKENKNFQEQKAVIFNVNSDMDFSNALSKSFKHVFSVIEGEATPSLRIENIEDTNIEATFFRMFNDYIDQGFNIFAFNSPKLVSSFSLWLTAPNNQETLKEKNIKILTFDASKQLSKIGNNDSLISFNFLPEDVNWIAGYFASSYLAQNYKEEKQRKILIFNNNRDDEHQMNKTLGFLAGILSWNKNNPNLKVKVDQNSDDIAFINNDEDKIRTFLSNPNNKEAKILFVATNSLIPLVYKYSDKANQKLIVNNFKNNEIKPSDINPFLIINEDLKLLFYKLIYDLYTKKVGTNDSLLLRNGDKNIIFYVSYKDKFYSFSSKFNPANQKLFNEALNKYKDIVRDNFPNSSRYLLDTKQVASEEISNSLSRLLTDIHTIK; via the coding sequence ATGAAAAAGAAAATAAGTAAAAGTAAACAATTTAAATCATTTTTCCTTCTTTTTTCTTCATCTATTGCTTCAATTATTGCATTAGTTTCTTGTCAAAATACAGCCAACGATCAAGCCGCAGTCGAAGAGAAAAATTTTTATCTAAAACACAATGAAATAATTAAGACCACTAAAGAGAATAAAAATTTTCAAGAGCAAAAGGCGGTTATTTTCAATGTAAATTCTGATATGGATTTTTCAAACGCGCTTAGCAAAAGTTTTAAGCATGTTTTTTCAGTCATTGAAGGAGAAGCTACACCATCACTAAGAATAGAAAATATTGAAGATACAAACATTGAAGCTACTTTTTTTAGAATGTTTAACGATTATATTGACCAAGGATTTAATATTTTTGCTTTTAACTCACCAAAATTAGTTTCATCTTTTAGCCTTTGATTAACAGCGCCCAATAACCAAGAAACACTAAAAGAAAAAAATATTAAAATATTAACCTTTGATGCTTCAAAACAATTATCAAAAATTGGAAATAATGACAGCTTAATCTCTTTTAATTTTCTTCCAGAAGATGTAAATTGAATTGCAGGTTATTTTGCATCTAGTTATTTAGCTCAGAACTATAAAGAAGAAAAACAAAGAAAAATTTTGATTTTTAATAATAATCGTGATGATGAACACCAAATGAATAAAACATTAGGTTTTTTAGCTGGAATTCTTTCTTGAAACAAAAATAATCCTAATTTAAAAGTAAAAGTTGATCAAAATAGTGATGATATTGCTTTCATTAACAATGATGAAGATAAAATTAGAACTTTTTTAAGCAATCCTAATAATAAAGAAGCCAAGATTCTCTTTGTAGCTACTAATTCTTTAATTCCTTTAGTTTATAAATATTCTGACAAAGCAAATCAAAAATTAATTGTAAATAATTTCAAAAATAACGAAATTAAACCAAGTGATATAAATCCATTTTTAATAATTAACGAAGATTTAAAATTGTTATTTTATAAATTAATTTATGACTTATATACTAAAAAAGTTGGAACTAATGATAGTTTGTTATTACGTAACGGAGATAAAAACATAATTTTTTATGTATCTTATAAAGATAAATTTTATTCATTTAGCTCAAAATTCAATCCAGCAAATCAAAAACTATTTAATGAAGCATTGAACAAGTACAAAGATATTGTTAGAGATAATTTTCCAAATTCTAGTCGCTACCTTTTAGATACAAAACAAGTGGCTAGTGAAGAAATTTCAAACTCATTAAGCAGACTTTTAACTGACATTCATACAATTAAGTAG